Proteins from a single region of Sneathiella aquimaris:
- a CDS encoding threonine ammonia-lyase, translating to MTQISSAPSYHSIQQAKERLAPIAVKTPLIESLALNEKLGGRLFVKCETLQHTGSFKFRGAYNAISSLNQDQLANGVFAFSSGNHAQGIALAARLLGTKATILMPKDTPVIKVENTRGYGAEVITYDRYTESREAIGEKIADDNNLTLIRPYDNVDVISGQGTVGLEIIQQLASHNLTPDYVCAPCGGGGMMAGVSLAIKHLSPKTQLFACEPEFFDDTTRSLTAGKQLSNTGDHRSLCDAILTPTPGDITFPILQKDVTGGLVLTEAEVTEAMRVAFNYLKIVVEPGGVVALAAYLSGKLDLKGKTAVAVASGGNVDPLLFASILNNER from the coding sequence GTGACACAGATTAGCTCAGCACCGTCCTATCATTCTATTCAGCAAGCCAAAGAGAGGCTTGCGCCGATTGCCGTAAAAACACCTCTGATCGAGTCACTTGCCCTGAACGAAAAACTGGGTGGTCGACTATTTGTTAAATGCGAAACATTGCAGCATACAGGCTCGTTCAAGTTCAGAGGTGCCTATAACGCGATATCATCCTTAAACCAAGACCAACTGGCCAATGGCGTTTTTGCGTTTTCAAGTGGTAATCACGCTCAAGGCATTGCTTTGGCTGCCCGCCTTCTGGGAACAAAAGCAACGATCCTGATGCCCAAGGATACGCCCGTCATCAAAGTGGAAAATACACGAGGTTATGGCGCGGAGGTCATCACATATGACCGATATACAGAATCCAGAGAAGCCATCGGGGAAAAAATCGCTGACGACAATAACCTCACCCTTATTCGCCCCTATGACAACGTAGATGTAATTTCCGGACAAGGGACCGTTGGGTTGGAGATCATCCAGCAGCTGGCAAGTCATAACCTGACCCCTGACTATGTTTGCGCGCCATGCGGCGGCGGCGGCATGATGGCTGGCGTCTCTCTTGCCATCAAACATCTGAGCCCTAAAACACAGTTATTCGCCTGCGAACCAGAGTTTTTTGACGATACGACCCGGTCATTAACCGCAGGCAAACAACTAAGTAACACTGGTGACCACCGCAGTCTTTGTGATGCCATCCTGACCCCCACTCCGGGGGACATTACCTTTCCAATCCTTCAGAAGGACGTGACCGGTGGTCTTGTATTAACCGAGGCGGAAGTAACGGAAGCCATGCGCGTTGCCTTTAATTATCTGAAGATCGTCGTCGAACCCGGCGGCGTTGTTGCCTTAGCCGCTTATTTAAGCGGAAAACTGGATTTGAAAGGCAAAACGGCCGTGGCTGTCGCATCTGGTGGCAAT